The following coding sequences are from one Schizosaccharomyces osmophilus chromosome 1, complete sequence window:
- the erg9 gene encoding farnesyldiphosphate:farnesyldiphosphatefarnesyltransferase (squalene synthase) Erg9 produces the protein MLSELSNRVEEFRCICQYKLWHDVPTFAEDEELPHDIRQCYIFLDKTSRSFSAVIKTLPDQLREAIMLFYLILRALDTVEDDMTLPLDKKIPILRSFHEKIEQKGWNFQESGPNEKDREVLVKFDIVISEFLKLDEGYRNVIRKSTREMGEGMAHYVTLSGKNDGFSVSTVHDYDQYCHYVAGLVGIGLSRLFAESQLEDPEFAHAVTISNSLGLFLQKTNIIRDYREDFDDNRHFWPKEIWSKYVTNFGEFCQPENSEKALTCLSEMTANALTHATDALTYIASLQDQKIFNFVAIPQVMAIATLSVVFRNPTVFQTNVKIRKGQAVQIVLHSVNIKNVCDLFLRYTRQIHYKNTPKDPNFLKISIQCGNIEQACETIFPRRYRELYDKVFSEKLFQEKKGNVKDESAKVAISEEVRQQHKKDMTDLGISVGIVLLIVFSCVGILFYVLGLSFSISDLKNLKLM, from the coding sequence aTGCTATCTGAATTATCAAATCGTGTTGAAGAGTTTCGATGCATATGTCAATATAAGTTATGGCACGATGTACCAACTTTCGCTGAAGACGAAGAGCTTCCTCATGACATTCGCCAATGCTATATCTTTTTGGACAAGACATCTCGATCCTTTTCAGCAGTCATCAAGACACTTCCAGATCAACTGAGAGAAGCTATAATGCTGTTTTATCTGATCCTTCGAGCATTGGATACAGTGGAGGATGATATGACCTTGCCTTTAGACAAGAAAATTCCTATATTAAGGTCATTCCATGAGaaaattgaacaaaaagggTGGAATTTTCAGGAGTCTGGTCccaatgaaaaagatagGGAAGTCTTAGTAAAGTTTGATATCGTTATTTCTGAATTCCTAAAGCTTGATGAAGGCTATCGAAACGTTATTCGTAAAAGCACCAGAGAAATGGGTGAGGGAATGGCTCATTATGTGACTTTGTCTGGAAAGAACGATGGATTTTCTGTTAGTACGGTACATGACTATGATCAATACTGTCATTATGTAGCTGGATTGGTGGGTATTGGATTGTCACGGTTGTTTGCCGAGTCTCAATTGGAAGATCCAGAATTTGCTCATGCTGTAACCATCTCCAACTCTCTTGGTTTGTTCTTACAGAAGACAAATATTATCCGTGATTATCGTGAAGACTTTGATGATAACAGACACTTTTGGCCCAAAGAAATCTGGTCAAAGTATGTCACGAACTTTGGCGAATTTTGCCAACCGGAAAACTCAGAAAAAGCACTTACTTGTCTTTCTGAAATGACTGCTAATGCTTTAACTCATGCTACGGATGCTCTCACCTACATTGCTTCTTTACAGGACcagaaaatttttaattttgttgCTATCCCTCAGGTTATGGCCATTGCAACCCTATCAGTTGTTTTTAGAAACCCTACAGTGTTCCAAACTAACGTTAAGATCCGCAAAGGTCAAGCAGTTCAGATTGTACTTCATTCCGTtaacataaaaaatgtttgtGATTTGTTCTTGCGCTACACTCGCCAGATTCATTACAAGAATACGCCTAAGGATCccaactttttgaaaatttctaTTCAGTGCGGAAATATTGAACAAGCCTGCGAAACAATCTTCCCTCGTCGTTACCGCGAACTTTACGACAAGGTATTTTCTGAGAAGCTtttccaagaaaagaagggaaACGTAAAGGATGAATCCGCGAAAGTTGCTATTTCCGAAGAAGTTCGTCAACAGCACAAAAAAGATATGACTGATCTCGGTATTAGTGTCGGTATCGTTTTATTGATTGTATTCAGTTGTGTGGGTATTCTCTTTTACGTTCTTGGCTTaagcttttcaatttcagatttgaagaatttaaaATTGATGTAA
- the pla1 gene encoding mRNA cleavage and polyadenylation specificity factor poly(A) polymerase Pla1, translating to MSVKQWGITPPISTAPSTEQENALNTALIDELKHQNLFESSAESERRIKVLDDLQRIATEFVKKVSLAKHMNEKMANEAGGKIFTYGSYRLGVYGPGSDIDTLLVVPKHVSRENFFQDLEPMLREREEITELASVPDAYVPIIKFKYFDISIDLIFARLSVPKVPRSLELSDNNLLKGVEERCILSLNGTRVTDQILQLVPNRAVFKHALRAVKFWAQRRAIYANVIGFPGGVAWAMMVARICQLYPNAVSSVIVAKFFRILHQWNWPQPILLKPIEDGPLQVRIWNPKLYPSDKAHRMPIITPAYPSMCATHNITPSTQAIILSEMVRAGEIADQIMVGSVGWSALFQKHDFFHRYKHYLMITAASKTAEGQLKWSGLVESKLRHLVTRLELVEAIALAHPFNKGFDKIHNCKSEEEAHQLASGISLDVASQSADLERLAADANGQTENEDEKDEKNIYPVYTTTFYIGLELEKKKGQPIKKLDISWPAQEFYELCKKWERYDETQVNVFIKNTRNVNLPDEVFEPGEEKPKSSKKRSLNDAGNNNETMKRQKISTA from the exons ATGAGTGTGAAGCAATGGGGAATTACTCCTCCCATTAGTACTGCTCCATCGACTGAGCAGGAAAACGCTCTAAATACCGCGTTAATCGATGAATTGAAACATCAGAACCTTTTCGAGTCGTCTGCTGAATCAGAAAGACGTATCAAAGTGCTAGATGACTTGCAGCGCATTGCTACTGAATTTGTGAAGAAAGTGTCTTTGGCAAAGCATATGAATGAGAAGATGGCTAACGAAGCAGGTGGTAAGATCTTTACTTACGGTAGTTATCGCTTAGGTGTTTATGGCCCTGGTTCAGATATAGATACCTTGCTCGTTGTGCCCAAGCATGTTTCACgagaaaactttttccaAGATTTGGAGCCTATGTTACGTGAACGGGAAGAGATTACTGAATTAGCTTCTGTTCCGGATGCATATGTCCCAATTATTAAATTCAAGTACTTTGATATTAGCATTGACTTAATTTTTGCACGACTTTCGGTACCCAAAGTACCTAGGAGTTTAGAGTTATCGgataataatttattaaaaggaGTTGAAGAACGCTGTATCCTGAGTTTAAACGGTACGCGTGTTACTGACCAAATTTTACAACTCGTGCCTAATCGCGCTGTTTTCAAACATGCGTTACGAGCTGTTAAGTTTTGGGCTCAGCGCCGTGCCATTTATGCAAATGTGATTGGATTCCCTGGTGGTGTCGCATGGGCAATGATGGTTGCTAGAATTTGTCAGCTATACCCGAATGCTGTGTCTTCTGTTATTGTTGCAAAGTTTTTCCGTATCCTACATCAATGGAATTGGCCTCAAccaattttattaaaaccAATTGAAGATGGCCCTCTCCAAGTACGTATTTGGAATCCTAAACTATACCCATCTGATAAAGCCCATCGGATGCCTATTATTACACCTGCTTACCCTTCGATGTGCGCAACCCATAATATTACACCTTCTACTCAAGCTATCATCCTCAGTGAAATGGTTCGTGCTGGAGAAATTGCCGACCAGATTATGGTTGGATCCGTAGGTTGGTCGGCATTATTCCAAAAGCATGATTTTTTCCATCGTTATAAGCATTATTTAATGATTACTGCAGCATCAAAAACTGCAGAAGGACAATTGAAATGGTCGGGTTTGGTGGAATCAAAGCTTCGTCACCTCGTTACTAGGTTGGAGTTGGTGGAAGCTATAGCTTTGGCTCATCCCTTTAATAAAGGATTTGATAAAATTCATAACTGTAaatcagaagaagaagcacATCAGCTAGCGAGTGGAATCTCTTTAGACGTTGCCTCACAGTCCGCTGATCTTGAGAGACTAGCTGCTGACGCCAATGGACAAACCGAAAATGAGGAtgaaaaggatgaaaaaaacatttatcCTGTTTATACCACTACTTTTTACATTGGCTTAGAActagagaagaaaaagggaCAACCCATCAAAAAGCTTGATATATCCTGGCCTGCTCAAGagttttatgaattgtGTAAAAAATGGGAAAGATATGATGAAACTCAAGTGAACGTTTTTATTAAGAATACTAGAAA TGTTAATTTGCCTGATGAAGTGTTTGAACcaggagaagaaaaacccAAGTCCTCTAAAAAGAGATCTTTGAATGACGCTGGCAATAATAACGAA ACCATGAAACGTCAAAAGATTTCTACAGCATAA